Proteins from one Oscillatoria nigro-viridis PCC 7112 genomic window:
- the hisA gene encoding 1-(5-phosphoribosyl)-5-[(5-phosphoribosylamino)methylideneamino]imidazole-4-carboxamide isomerase yields the protein MNVIPAIDLLDGKCVRLYQGDYAKSQTFNDNPVEVARQWVNEGATMLHLVDLDGAKAGHPVNQAAIEAIVRSVDVPCQVGGGMRDRTSVAAILNLGVRRVILGTVAVEQPQLVGELCAQFPTQILVGIDARNGKVATRGWLETSEVLATELAQKMAELGAAEIIYTDIHRDGTMEGPNLESLREIANAISIPVIASGGVSSIADLLSLLALEPIGVKSAIVGRAIYTGDILLKEAIQAVGQGRWQDVPPDLGSSSFA from the coding sequence ATGAATGTAATTCCAGCGATCGACCTATTGGATGGAAAATGCGTCAGATTGTATCAGGGAGACTACGCGAAGTCTCAAACTTTTAACGACAACCCCGTCGAAGTCGCCAGACAGTGGGTAAATGAAGGCGCAACCATGCTGCATTTAGTAGACCTCGACGGCGCCAAAGCAGGTCATCCAGTCAACCAAGCAGCCATTGAAGCGATCGTCCGATCCGTAGACGTTCCCTGTCAAGTAGGTGGCGGAATGCGCGATCGCACTTCTGTGGCTGCTATCCTCAATTTAGGCGTCCGGCGCGTCATTCTCGGCACTGTCGCCGTCGAACAACCGCAATTAGTCGGCGAATTGTGCGCCCAATTTCCCACTCAAATTCTGGTCGGCATCGATGCCAGAAATGGTAAAGTTGCTACTAGAGGCTGGCTAGAAACTTCGGAAGTTTTAGCAACAGAATTGGCGCAAAAAATGGCAGAGTTAGGGGCTGCTGAAATTATTTACACCGACATTCACCGCGACGGTACTATGGAAGGGCCGAATTTGGAATCTTTGCGCGAAATTGCTAACGCTATTTCGATTCCGGTGATTGCTTCCGGTGGCGTTAGTTCGATCGCAGATTTGTTGAGTTTGTTGGCTTTGGAACCAATTGGTGTCAAAAGTGCGATCGTCGGTAGGGCAATTTATACCGGCGACATCTTGCTAAAAGAAGCAATTCAAGCAGTCGGACAAGGGCGGTGGCAGGATGTACCGCCAGATTTGGGTTCTTCGAGTTTTGCTTGA
- a CDS encoding TIGR02117 family protein: protein MRKSIQRLGIVILSLTACLTIGYLTPRKWGNYSQADCTISLYISNEGIHTEIIVPVKNEYFDWNQFLPLTEIGRDAASDYKYLSFGWGDRAFMLETPTSESINPVTAFNALFLPTPSTVHVESYRVVPRNIETKCVKISGANYLRLVNFLKNSFQLDAAGKKMKISYSYGNSDSFYEAKGSYSILRTCNDWTAEALQKADVNTPLWSTLSSAIMFHLNSGCECQK from the coding sequence ATGAGAAAAAGCATACAGCGCTTAGGAATTGTCATCTTATCTTTGACCGCTTGCCTAACAATTGGCTATCTCACTCCCAGAAAGTGGGGAAATTACTCGCAAGCAGATTGTACAATCTCTCTATACATTTCCAACGAAGGCATCCACACCGAAATCATTGTTCCAGTTAAAAATGAATATTTTGACTGGAATCAATTTTTACCGCTAACAGAAATAGGGCGAGATGCCGCTTCTGATTATAAATATTTGTCTTTTGGCTGGGGAGATAGAGCTTTTATGCTGGAAACTCCCACCTCAGAAAGTATCAACCCAGTTACAGCTTTCAATGCCCTATTTCTCCCTACTCCGTCTACCGTACACGTTGAAAGTTATCGGGTTGTCCCCCGAAATATTGAAACCAAATGTGTGAAAATTAGTGGGGCCAATTATCTGAGGCTGGTAAATTTTCTTAAAAATTCATTCCAATTAGACGCAGCAGGTAAGAAAATGAAAATTAGCTACAGCTACGGTAACAGCGACAGTTTTTATGAAGCAAAAGGCAGTTACTCTATTTTAAGAACTTGCAACGACTGGACGGCCGAAGCTTTGCAAAAAGCCGATGTCAATACTCCTTTATGGTCTACGCTTTCTTCGGCGATTATGTTTCATTTAAATAGCGGTTGCGAATGTCAAAAATAA
- a CDS encoding glycoside hydrolase family 10 protein, giving the protein MIKLHKWQRILALIVVFTIALTSSAILSPRLLAQTPPKTPTTELRGVWLTNIDSDVIFSRNNIIDAVNRLDKLNFNTIYPTVWQGGYTLYPSAAAQRVFGQSIDPSPGLKDRDILKEIIAQSRQKGISVIPWFEFGFMAPAESELATLHPDWLAHRRDGSTIWKEGEHERVWLNPFHPEVQQFILDLILEIVDNYDIDGIQFDDHFGLPVEFGYEPLTMLMYQEQIKSPPSDDPRETFWVRWRADKINDFMGRVSRAIKSRKEKCIVSLSPNPFHFSLPAHLQDWFSWERRGYIQEIVLQVYRSDIKRFSAELEREEVKLAKLNIPTAIGILTGLKNNSVPLKQIQEQVQEVRKRDFAGVSFFFYESLSNWANETPEQRNYALQEFFPTKMQRPPSEARI; this is encoded by the coding sequence ATGATTAAACTGCACAAATGGCAGCGGATACTGGCTTTAATAGTTGTTTTTACGATCGCCCTTACCTCCTCCGCGATTTTATCCCCCCGTCTCTTGGCTCAAACCCCGCCCAAAACCCCAACAACCGAATTGCGCGGCGTCTGGCTGACGAACATTGACAGCGACGTTATTTTCTCCCGCAACAACATCATTGACGCTGTAAATCGACTGGACAAACTCAATTTTAATACCATCTATCCCACGGTTTGGCAAGGAGGCTATACGCTTTATCCCAGCGCAGCAGCCCAACGAGTATTCGGACAGTCGATCGACCCCTCGCCCGGATTGAAAGACCGAGACATCCTCAAAGAAATTATAGCACAATCCCGCCAAAAAGGTATATCAGTAATCCCCTGGTTTGAGTTTGGCTTCATGGCTCCCGCAGAATCGGAATTAGCCACACTTCACCCCGACTGGCTGGCGCACCGGCGCGACGGTTCAACTATTTGGAAAGAAGGCGAACACGAGCGAGTTTGGCTGAATCCCTTTCATCCCGAAGTCCAGCAATTTATCTTAGATTTAATCCTAGAAATTGTCGATAATTATGATATAGATGGCATTCAATTTGACGACCATTTCGGCTTGCCAGTAGAATTTGGCTACGAGCCGCTAACCATGTTAATGTATCAGGAACAAATCAAAAGTCCTCCCTCCGACGACCCCCGCGAAACCTTCTGGGTGCGCTGGCGCGCGGACAAAATTAATGACTTTATGGGGCGAGTTTCCCGCGCCATCAAATCCCGCAAAGAAAAATGTATTGTCAGCTTATCTCCGAACCCTTTTCACTTTTCTTTACCCGCCCACTTGCAGGACTGGTTTAGCTGGGAAAGACGCGGCTACATCCAAGAAATTGTGTTGCAGGTTTATCGCAGCGATATCAAGCGTTTTAGTGCAGAACTGGAACGGGAAGAAGTTAAACTGGCTAAACTTAACATTCCAACTGCGATCGGCATTTTAACAGGTCTTAAAAATAATTCCGTGCCCCTCAAACAAATTCAAGAACAAGTGCAAGAAGTGCGAAAAAGAGATTTTGCTGGCGTGTCGTTCTTTTTCTACGAAAGTTTGTCGAATTGGGCTAACGAAACCCCCGAACAGCGGAATTATGCCCTGCAAGAATTCTTTCCCACAAAAATGCAGCGCCCGCCATCCGAAGCCCGAATTTGA
- a CDS encoding serpin family protein translates to MSWKTRLVTAAIITLAIFAELAPSLKINPINLANPNHSKAAAMTPPNNQIDLDARLVAANTKFGFNLFNTLTKQQPNQNIFISPTSVALALSMTYNGVSGETKQEMTKVLEFTGMTPQEINAANQGLQNSLQKVEPNIQVLIANSLWAQQGFSLKPEFLQTNQKYYNANITELNFSNPQALSIINNWVSQKTQGKIDKIVDKISPDGVLFLINAIYFKGNWKTPFDKSQTANKTFSLTDGSSKQHPMMSQKGNFWYYETDTFQAVSLPYGKQGSLSMYIFLPKPNSNLETFLQQLTTENWNEWMQEFTHINGTIEIPRFKIEYEVELENTLTTLGMAGIFDISKADFSPMTDDSVAVDSVKHKTFVEVNEEGTEAAAVTSIQLTRSGGSPFQMNVNRPFFCAIRDNTTGTILFMGTIVDPQ, encoded by the coding sequence ATGTCTTGGAAAACCAGGCTTGTTACTGCCGCCATCATTACATTAGCAATTTTCGCAGAATTGGCGCCGTCACTAAAAATTAACCCCATCAACCTCGCAAATCCCAATCACTCAAAAGCTGCAGCCATGACACCCCCTAACAACCAGATCGATCTAGACGCCAGACTTGTTGCAGCTAATACCAAATTTGGTTTTAACTTGTTCAACACCCTCACCAAACAACAGCCGAATCAAAATATCTTTATTTCCCCTACTTCTGTCGCCCTCGCCCTGTCAATGACATACAACGGAGTTAGCGGAGAAACCAAACAAGAAATGACAAAAGTTCTCGAATTTACGGGAATGACTCCCCAAGAAATCAACGCAGCAAATCAAGGTTTGCAAAATAGTTTGCAGAAAGTTGAACCCAATATCCAAGTATTAATTGCTAACTCGCTTTGGGCGCAACAAGGCTTCTCCTTAAAACCAGAATTTCTGCAAACAAATCAAAAATACTACAATGCTAATATTACCGAACTAAACTTTAGTAATCCGCAAGCTCTTAGCATCATTAACAACTGGGTGAGCCAAAAAACTCAAGGAAAAATCGATAAAATTGTCGATAAAATTAGCCCCGATGGAGTCTTGTTTTTGATTAACGCTATCTATTTCAAAGGCAACTGGAAAACCCCCTTTGATAAATCTCAAACTGCGAACAAAACTTTCTCTTTAACCGACGGCAGTTCCAAACAGCATCCGATGATGTCCCAGAAAGGTAATTTTTGGTACTACGAAACAGACACATTTCAAGCAGTCAGTTTACCTTACGGCAAACAAGGTTCTCTGAGTATGTATATTTTTTTGCCCAAGCCCAATAGCAACTTGGAAACTTTCTTGCAGCAATTAACAACAGAAAACTGGAATGAATGGATGCAAGAATTTACACATATAAATGGTACAATTGAAATACCCCGCTTCAAAATAGAGTATGAAGTTGAACTCGAAAACACACTCACAACTTTGGGCATGGCAGGAATTTTTGATATCTCAAAAGCCGATTTTTCTCCGATGACTGATGACAGCGTAGCCGTAGACTCAGTAAAACACAAGACATTTGTCGAAGTGAACGAAGAAGGTACAGAAGCAGCAGCCGTCACTTCCATCCAGTTAACCAGATCTGGTGGATCGCCTTTTCAAATGAATGTAAACCGTCCATTCTTTTGTGCCATTCGAGACAATACTACAGGAACAATATTATTTATGGGTACGATCGTTGACCCCCAATAA
- a CDS encoding cysteine hydrolase family protein: MNPDSLRTLGVPPNAWKVDTKIADITRSPIAPQPVTLETETKTLRLDLAKAAMLVIDMQNDFCHPDGWLAHIGVDVTPARTPINPLTNLLPKLRSHAMPIIWINWGNRPDLLNISAASRHVYNPTGDGVGLGDPLPKNNAPVLMAGSWAAQVVDELKPKPEDICVDKYRMSGFWDTPLDSILRNLGRTTLFFGGVNADQCVMATLQDANFLGYDCILVKDCTATTSPEYCWQATLYNVKQCFGFLSDSQAMLEAIK, from the coding sequence ATGAATCCTGATTCTCTCCGCACCTTGGGCGTACCGCCGAATGCTTGGAAAGTTGATACCAAAATTGCCGACATCACCCGATCGCCGATCGCACCTCAACCTGTTACCCTGGAAACAGAAACTAAAACCCTGCGTTTGGACTTAGCCAAAGCTGCAATGTTGGTGATAGATATGCAAAATGATTTTTGTCATCCCGACGGTTGGCTGGCGCATATTGGCGTAGATGTAACGCCCGCGAGAACTCCAATTAATCCTTTAACAAATTTGCTGCCAAAATTGCGATCGCACGCAATGCCTATTATTTGGATAAACTGGGGAAACCGCCCCGATTTGCTCAATATTAGTGCAGCTTCCCGTCACGTTTACAATCCCACAGGCGACGGCGTAGGTTTGGGAGATCCGCTACCAAAAAACAACGCACCTGTACTGATGGCAGGGAGTTGGGCGGCGCAGGTTGTCGATGAATTAAAACCCAAACCGGAGGATATTTGCGTGGATAAATATCGGATGAGCGGCTTTTGGGATACTCCTTTAGATAGTATCTTGCGGAACCTCGGCAGAACTACACTTTTCTTTGGAGGAGTAAACGCCGATCAGTGCGTCATGGCTACACTGCAAGATGCTAATTTCCTCGGTTACGACTGTATTTTAGTCAAAGATTGTACAGCTACGACATCTCCCGAGTATTGCTGGCAAGCTACTCTCTATAACGTTAAACAATGTTTTGGCTTTTTGTCGGATTCTCAGGCTATGTTAGAAGCAATTAAATAG
- a CDS encoding cupin domain-containing protein gives MIPVIKSPQDYQAFRISPGDTNRLAIVFDPVTANVSLTVCVEIFDGGGKTPPNRHQFAVEMFFVLKGRGQATCDGKTVSIKPGDSLLVPPTGTHVIENTGSERLYTLCIMVPNEDFVELIRSGTPVELDEEDMRVLGRSDVLVSC, from the coding sequence ATGATTCCTGTTATAAAGTCTCCCCAAGACTACCAAGCATTTCGCATCAGTCCCGGCGATACTAATAGATTAGCGATCGTCTTCGATCCGGTAACAGCTAATGTTTCATTAACTGTTTGCGTGGAGATTTTCGATGGGGGCGGCAAAACTCCTCCCAACCGCCACCAATTCGCAGTAGAAATGTTTTTTGTACTCAAAGGAAGAGGGCAAGCAACCTGCGACGGCAAAACAGTTAGTATTAAACCGGGAGATAGTTTGTTAGTGCCTCCAACGGGGACTCACGTAATTGAGAATACCGGGAGTGAACGTTTGTACACTTTGTGCATTATGGTGCCGAATGAAGATTTTGTGGAACTGATTCGCAGCGGTACGCCAGTGGAACTCGATGAGGAAGATATGAGAGTCCTCGGGCGATCGGATGTACTCGTATCGTGCTAG
- a CDS encoding DUF952 domain-containing protein: MSVIFHIAKSQQWEEAKHLQSYRGDTLDSEGFIHCSTLPQVTRSANKFFVGQTGLLLLWIDSEKVQAEVKYESAAGDFYPHIYGPLNVDAVLKVLEFEAGADGKFELPEELRDVA; the protein is encoded by the coding sequence ATGAGCGTTATATTTCACATTGCTAAAAGCCAACAGTGGGAAGAAGCAAAACACCTTCAATCCTATCGAGGCGATACCCTAGACTCTGAAGGATTTATCCACTGTTCGACACTCCCGCAAGTTACTAGAAGTGCCAACAAATTTTTTGTCGGACAAACAGGATTGCTTTTGCTGTGGATTGACTCTGAGAAAGTGCAAGCAGAAGTTAAGTATGAATCTGCCGCTGGAGATTTTTATCCGCATATTTACGGGCCGCTGAATGTTGATGCTGTGTTGAAAGTTCTTGAGTTTGAAGCGGGTGCAGATGGCAAGTTTGAATTGCCGGAAGAATTAAGAGATGTTGCTTGA
- a CDS encoding CCA tRNA nucleotidyltransferase codes for MPINLPSSLSPDSWPFDLELLTPPAYLVGGAVRDALLGRRSHYFDLDFVMLTRAVKTARRIADRTKGGFVLLDAERQIARVVFAGGTVDLAQAEGGSLEGDLRRRDFRINAIACNPFTGEIIDPLDGQTDLRLGLLRMISRSNLEDDPLRLLRAYRQAAQLDFAIEAETQSAIRELAPLLSRVAVERVRTELGYLLSNPEGVPWICRGCEDGLFSIWFESAIDRFDILTKIDASADKLAAIYPDLGREFSRSIRDTIKTPLLAVAKLAVLADSDPTIAETQLQRLKYSNAEIKSAIELLKYLPKLQAQPIAEMSLREQYFLFRDLGIVFPVLAVLAVAAGLAVEEISLLINRYLDADDIVAHPTQLVSGNDLMESLNLPRSPRIGQLLMDIQLARVEGRIASREDALAFAKELVN; via the coding sequence ATGCCGATTAATTTGCCCTCTTCATTATCTCCTGATAGTTGGCCGTTTGATTTGGAACTGCTGACACCGCCTGCTTATCTGGTGGGCGGTGCGGTGCGGGATGCGCTGCTGGGGAGGCGATCGCACTATTTTGATTTGGATTTCGTTATGCTAACACGGGCGGTGAAAACTGCTCGAAGAATTGCCGATCGCACGAAAGGTGGATTTGTCTTGTTAGATGCGGAACGCCAAATTGCGCGGGTTGTATTTGCGGGCGGTACGGTGGATTTGGCGCAGGCGGAAGGGGGGAGTCTGGAGGGGGATTTGCGGCGCCGAGATTTTCGGATAAATGCGATCGCCTGCAATCCTTTTACAGGAGAAATCATCGATCCTTTGGACGGTCAAACTGATTTGCGCTTGGGTTTGCTGCGGATGATTTCGCGGTCAAATTTGGAGGACGATCCGCTGAGGTTATTAAGAGCTTACCGCCAAGCGGCGCAGTTGGATTTTGCGATCGAAGCTGAAACTCAATCGGCGATTCGGGAATTAGCACCGCTGTTGAGTCGGGTAGCGGTGGAACGGGTGCGGACGGAATTGGGTTATTTGTTGAGCAATCCAGAGGGTGTTCCTTGGATTTGTCGCGGTTGCGAAGATGGTTTGTTTTCGATTTGGTTTGAAAGTGCGATCGACCGTTTTGATATTTTGACAAAAATTGACGCATCTGCTGACAAATTAGCGGCAATTTATCCAGATTTGGGGAGAGAATTTTCGCGATCGATTCGAGATACGATTAAAACGCCGTTGTTAGCGGTTGCGAAGTTGGCTGTTTTGGCAGATTCCGACCCGACAATTGCTGAAACCCAGTTGCAGCGGTTGAAGTACAGCAATGCGGAGATTAAAAGTGCGATCGAGCTTTTGAAATACTTGCCGAAGTTGCAAGCACAACCTATCGCGGAAATGTCTTTGCGAGAACAGTATTTTTTGTTTCGGGATCTGGGAATAGTATTTCCTGTTTTAGCGGTTTTAGCGGTGGCGGCGGGACTTGCGGTTGAGGAGATTTCACTGTTAATTAATCGCTATCTCGATGCCGATGATATTGTTGCTCATCCCACACAATTAGTTAGCGGCAATGATTTAATGGAATCTTTAAATTTGCCCAGAAGTCCGCGCATCGGTCAATTGTTGATGGACATTCAATTAGCGCGGGTGGAGGGGAGAATTGCGAGTCGCGAAGATGCGCTAGCATTCGCGAAAGAGTTAGTTAATTAG
- a CDS encoding Ycf34 family protein has translation MCICINCHYVDRCFTYHAVEEQHEQLHLTETPDFDPVEPTINVNIRPRQDEIEMEWDVVGCQSFKQETGKWAKLRPGELVPT, from the coding sequence ATGTGTATTTGTATTAACTGCCACTATGTAGACCGCTGCTTTACCTACCACGCCGTAGAAGAACAGCACGAACAGCTTCACCTCACCGAAACACCGGATTTCGACCCCGTAGAACCCACCATCAACGTCAACATCCGCCCCCGCCAAGACGAAATTGAAATGGAATGGGATGTAGTTGGGTGTCAAAGTTTCAAGCAAGAAACCGGCAAATGGGCAAAATTGCGGCCAGGCGAACTCGTCCCGACTTAA
- a CDS encoding serine/threonine-protein kinase → MCYCLNPTCQNPHNPGDAEFCQSCGSKLLLTIDAETPSASRYRTVKPIGQGGFGRTFLAVDETKPLIFSQCVIKQFFPQNTAAEKAAQLFHQEAAQLETLGKHPQIPELIAHFEQDGRQYLVQEFIDGKNLARELEQKGAFTETQIRQILNDLLPVLHFVHKSKVIHRDIKPENIIRRRLSPTPLPALETSYQPSPFQKDIVLVDFGAAKKVTATGLPQTGTIIGSAAYTAPEQLMGKAVFASDIYSLGVTCIHLLTEIPPFDLFDSTEDSWAWRNYLKTAVSDDFGRILDTMLQSATNRRYSSASAVIRHLNPKPVYLDAQPVLDAPETPAERVVTPAPGVSLFTRQQQAEIQQALQEDLAPYNVTIQVSQAKQQLTIVINRTEDNPVYYPHLSQIIATRLTDLQLNKVAAVKLLGRVNNSRRPEWKQILQIDPKIQLRNKLVRLQHNQLLKKIAPVATQEFWLPKLKTQDFWIDALMFALVWFIFGSQIVIFNSWFALIVSSGFMAVKHQVSQNKEFANKNLFASLVVLFLMTGGMGNSRILNTGIFGILLGCLVVALPLFFVKENYQ, encoded by the coding sequence ATGTGCTATTGCTTAAACCCAACTTGTCAGAATCCGCACAACCCAGGGGATGCAGAATTCTGCCAAAGTTGCGGCTCAAAATTGTTGTTGACTATTGACGCAGAAACGCCTTCAGCATCTCGCTACCGAACCGTAAAGCCGATCGGGCAAGGAGGCTTTGGCAGAACATTTTTAGCAGTTGATGAAACAAAACCCCTGATTTTTTCGCAGTGCGTAATCAAGCAATTTTTCCCGCAAAATACCGCAGCAGAAAAAGCAGCTCAACTATTTCACCAAGAAGCAGCCCAGCTAGAAACCTTGGGAAAACATCCCCAGATTCCCGAATTAATCGCGCATTTTGAACAAGACGGGAGACAGTATTTAGTACAAGAATTTATAGACGGCAAAAACCTAGCCAGAGAATTAGAACAAAAAGGAGCATTCACCGAAACACAAATTCGGCAAATCCTCAACGATTTATTGCCAGTGCTCCACTTCGTCCACAAATCCAAAGTCATTCACCGCGATATCAAACCCGAAAATATCATTCGCCGCCGGTTATCTCCAACTCCTTTACCCGCCTTAGAAACTTCCTATCAACCCTCTCCTTTCCAAAAAGATATTGTTTTAGTAGACTTTGGTGCAGCAAAGAAAGTAACAGCAACCGGCTTGCCGCAAACTGGTACAATCATCGGCAGTGCTGCTTATACAGCCCCAGAACAATTGATGGGGAAAGCAGTTTTTGCCAGCGATATCTACAGTTTGGGCGTTACCTGCATTCACTTGTTGACTGAAATTCCTCCCTTCGATTTGTTCGACAGTACAGAGGATTCTTGGGCTTGGCGAAATTATTTGAAGACTGCTGTTAGCGATGATTTCGGCCGCATCCTCGACACCATGCTTCAAAGTGCCACCAACCGGCGCTACAGTTCAGCCTCAGCAGTCATCCGGCACTTGAACCCCAAACCGGTGTATTTAGACGCACAGCCGGTGCTAGACGCGCCGGAAACGCCTGCAGAACGGGTGGTTACACCCGCGCCCGGTGTGTCGCTTTTCACTCGCCAACAGCAAGCCGAAATTCAGCAAGCTTTGCAAGAGGATCTCGCCCCCTACAATGTTACAATCCAAGTCAGCCAAGCCAAGCAACAGCTAACTATCGTCATCAACAGAACCGAAGACAACCCCGTTTACTATCCCCACTTATCTCAAATAATTGCCACCAGACTCACCGATTTACAGTTAAATAAAGTCGCAGCCGTGAAGCTGTTGGGAAGAGTCAACAATTCTCGCCGCCCGGAGTGGAAACAAATATTGCAAATCGATCCCAAGATTCAATTGAGAAACAAACTCGTGCGGCTGCAACACAATCAATTACTCAAGAAAATCGCCCCTGTTGCTACCCAAGAATTTTGGCTGCCGAAGTTGAAAACTCAGGATTTTTGGATAGATGCGCTAATGTTTGCCTTAGTTTGGTTTATCTTTGGCTCTCAAATAGTCATTTTTAATTCTTGGTTTGCGCTAATAGTTTCTTCTGGTTTTATGGCCGTCAAGCATCAAGTTTCCCAGAACAAAGAATTTGCCAATAAAAATTTATTTGCAAGTTTAGTAGTGCTGTTTTTGATGACTGGGGGCATGGGGAATTCCAGGATTTTAAATACGGGAATATTTGGTATTCTTTTGGGTTGCTTAGTTGTGGCTTTGCCCCTGTTTTTTGTTAAGGAAAATTATCAGTAA
- the tsaB gene encoding tRNA (adenosine(37)-N6)-threonylcarbamoyltransferase complex dimerization subunit type 1 TsaB → MNSNPQDGTSVKKYGLALHTASRELGLAISNFAGDSRCQTWNLDRDLATHLHQYLVEFIGPQTWADLAFIAVAKGPGGFTGTRMGMVTARTLAQQLDIPVFAVSTLAAVAWAAPPQPPLAKGGLLNTEPPQPPLAKGGLLSAEPSLAKGGLLSVALQMPAQRGQLFGAVYSVNKDSGLTELFTDTVMTAESWQEKLESWENSYQLIEVGSELGWSVSSVLELAYLEWKQGSRPDWSDALPFYGQHPVKGH, encoded by the coding sequence GTGAATAGCAATCCCCAAGACGGAACATCTGTTAAAAAATACGGCTTAGCCCTGCACACAGCTAGTCGCGAACTCGGTTTAGCCATCAGCAATTTTGCTGGAGATTCTCGCTGCCAAACTTGGAATTTGGATCGCGATTTAGCCACTCATTTGCATCAGTATTTAGTCGAGTTTATTGGGCCGCAAACTTGGGCGGATTTGGCTTTTATTGCAGTGGCGAAGGGGCCCGGAGGCTTCACGGGGACTCGGATGGGTATGGTGACGGCGCGGACTTTGGCTCAACAGTTGGATATTCCGGTTTTTGCGGTTTCAACTTTGGCGGCTGTGGCTTGGGCGGCACCCCCCCAACCCCCCCTTGCTAAGGGGGGGCTTTTGAATACGGAACCCCCCCAACCCCCCCTTGCTAAGGGGGGGCTTTTGAGTGCAGAACCTTCCCTTGCTAAGGGGGGGCTTTTGAGCGTGGCCCTGCAAATGCCTGCACAGCGGGGACAATTATTTGGTGCTGTTTATTCAGTTAACAAAGATTCTGGTTTAACAGAGTTGTTTACCGATACTGTAATGACGGCGGAATCCTGGCAGGAAAAGTTGGAAAGTTGGGAAAATTCTTATCAGTTAATTGAAGTTGGCAGCGAGTTGGGTTGGTCTGTTTCTAGTGTGTTGGAATTGGCTTATTTGGAGTGGAAACAAGGAAGTCGCCCTGATTGGTCGGATGCTTTGCCTTTTTACGGGCAACATCCGGTTAAGGGACACTGA